Proteins encoded together in one Vigna angularis cultivar LongXiaoDou No.4 chromosome 5, ASM1680809v1, whole genome shotgun sequence window:
- the LOC108340574 gene encoding glucomannan 4-beta-mannosyltransferase 2: protein MVDSEPKFFIPESIQGVNFDVTAQMRMVWEVIKAPLIVPLLNLAVYICLAMALMLFMERVYMGIVIILVKLFWKKPHQRYRFEPLQEDEELGNTNFPVVLVQIPMFNEKEVYKVSIGAACNLSWPADRLVIQVLDDSTDPAIKQMVEMECQRWASKGINITYQIRETRGGYKAGALKEGLKRSYVKHCEYVAIFDADFRPEPDFLRRSIPFLVGNPDIALVQARWRFVNADECLLTRMQEMSLDYHFTVEQEVGSATHAFFGFNGTAGIWRIAAINEAGGWKDRTTVEDMDLAVRASLRGWKFLYLGDLQAKSELPSTLRAFRFQQHRWSCGPANLFRKMVMEIVRNKKVRFWKKVYVIYSFFFVRKIIAHMVTFFFYCLVIPLTILIPEVHVPIWGAVYIPSVITILNSVGTPRSIHLLFYWILFENVMSLHRTKATFIGLLEYGRANEWVVTEKLGDSVNTNNKNKSGDAAKKNVATKAPKKTRSKFVERLNLLELGFAAFLFLCGCYDFVHGKHNYFIYLFLQTITFSIVGFGYVGTIV, encoded by the exons ATGGTTGATTCAGAGCCAAAGTTCTTCATCCCGGAGTCAATCCAGGGCGTCAATTTCGACGTCACGGCACAGATGAGGATGGTCTGGGAGGTCATTAAGGCGCCGCTGATCGTGCCGCTGCTCAACCTGGCCGTGTACATTTGCCTCGCCATGGCCCTCATGCTCTTCATGGAGAGGGTCTACATGGGCATTGTCATCATCCTCGTCAAACTCTTCTGGAAGAAACCCCACCAACGCTACAGGTTTGAACCCCTCCAAGAAGACGAGGAACTCGGCAACACCAACTTCCCCGTCGTCCTTGTTCAGATTCCCATGTTCAATGAAAAAGAG GTGTACAAGGTGTCAATTGGAGCAGCTTGTAATCTCTCATGGCCCGCGGATCGTCTTGTGATTCAAGTGCTGGACGATTCAACTGACCCTGCCATCaag CAAATGGTGGAGATGGAATGCCAGAGATGGGCAAGCAAAGGGATAAACATAACATACCAAATCAGAGAGACTCGAGGTGGATACAAAGCTGGTGCTCTAAAAGAAGGCCTAAAACGTAGCTATGTGAAACATTGCGAGTACGTGGCAATTTTTGATGCTGATTTTCGTCCAGAACCAGATTTTCTCAGACGTTCCATTCCTTTCTTGGTGGGCAACCCCGACATTGCTCTTGTTCAAGCTCGTTGGAGATttg tGAATGCTGATGAGTGTTTGTTGACAAGAATGCAAGAGATGTCTCTGGATTACCATTTCACTGTAGAGCAAGAAGTTGGGTCAGCCACTCATGCTTTCTTTGGATTCAACG GAACTGCTGGTATTTGGAGAATAGCTGCTATTAATGAAGCTGGAGGGTGGAAAGACAGAACAACAGTGGAAGATATGGATCTTGCTGTTCGTGCTAGTCTTAGGGGATGGAAATTTTTGTACCTCGGAGACCTCCAG GCAAAAAGTGAGCTTCCAAGTACTTTGAGAGCCTTTAGATTCCAGCAGCACAGATGGTCTTGTGGTCCTGCAAATTTGTTCCGCAAAATGGTTATGGAGATAGTAAGGAACAAG AAAGTTAGATTCTGGAAGAAAGTGTACGTTATATACAGCTTCTTCTTTGTTAGAAAAATCATAGCTCACATGGtcactttcttcttctactGTCTTGTGATTCCTCTCACAATCTTGATCCCTGAGGTTCACGTTCCCATATGGGGAGCTGTTTATATTCCTTCTGTCATAACCATTCTCAATTCAGTAGGAACACCAAG GTCCATTCACCTTCTGTTCTATTGGATCCTCTTTGAGAATGTGATGTCTTTGCACCGTACAAAGGCAACATTTATAGGTCTCTTAGAGTATGGGAGAGCTAATGAATGGGTTGTGACTGAAAAACTTGGTGATTCTGTCAATACCAATAACAAGAATAAATCAGGAGATGCTGCCAAGAAGAATGTTGCCACCAAGGCACCCAAAAAGACTCGATCCAAATTTGTTGAAAG ACTTAACTTACTGGAGCTGGGATTTGCTGCATTCCTCTTCTTATGTGGTTGCTATGATTTTGTGCATGGGAAGCACAACTACTTCATCTACCTCTTCCTTCAGACCATAACATTCTCAATTGTAGGATTTGGCTATGTTGGCACCATTGTGTAA